In Romboutsia lituseburensis, a genomic segment contains:
- a CDS encoding CAP domain-containing protein, whose amino-acid sequence MRKIVLIGFIFIAVLFYNIGLNSKTYNKEESKNIEIFNSKEQVEKNIKNFESIKIGDSKKNVLELIGEPGRIDKSEYDFFWYVYNQYKENFAMVGIKNDSVVALYSNSLNTSEIKNIKINDNKDAVNSEFESLEFKRKGNTRYMINSENQYDIVKFDNKYITFFYDVYENNRVCSYQVIDENTEMSLEGIYPKESEEIKKSFELQIIDLTNSVRYKKNLNGLKYSESATNSSVKHSTDMACSNFFDHKNKREESPFDRMKKEGISYVAAGENIAAGQTSAIYAHEAWMNSEGHRKNILGDYNNIGVGVAFGGHYKIYYTQNFYK is encoded by the coding sequence TTGAGAAAAATAGTACTTATAGGATTTATTTTTATAGCTGTTTTATTTTATAATATTGGGTTAAATAGCAAAACTTATAACAAAGAAGAATCTAAAAATATTGAGATATTTAATTCAAAAGAACAAGTAGAAAAAAATATAAAAAACTTTGAAAGTATAAAAATAGGTGACTCGAAAAAAAATGTTTTAGAATTGATAGGAGAACCTGGCAGGATTGATAAAAGCGAATATGATTTTTTTTGGTATGTTTACAATCAATATAAAGAAAATTTTGCTATGGTAGGAATAAAAAATGATTCAGTAGTAGCATTATATAGTAATTCATTAAATACATCTGAGATTAAGAATATAAAAATAAATGATAATAAAGATGCAGTTAACAGTGAATTTGAATCATTAGAATTTAAAAGAAAAGGAAATACTAGATATATGATAAACTCAGAAAATCAATATGATATAGTTAAATTTGATAACAAATATATTACTTTTTTTTATGATGTATATGAAAATAATAGAGTTTGTTCATATCAAGTAATAGATGAAAATACAGAAATGAGTTTAGAAGGGATTTATCCTAAGGAAAGTGAAGAGATTAAAAAGAGTTTTGAACTTCAAATCATAGATTTAACTAACAGTGTTAGATATAAAAAAAATTTAAATGGCTTAAAATATAGTGAAAGTGCAACCAATAGCTCAGTAAAACATAGTACTGATATGGCATGTAGCAACTTTTTTGATCATAAAAATAAAAGAGAAGAATCTCCTTTTGACCGAATGAAAAAAGAAGGTATATCATATGTAGCAGCAGGTGAAAATATAGCAGCAGGACAAACAAGTGCAATATATGCACATGAGGCTTGGATGAATTCGGAAGGACATAGAAAAAATATTTTAGGAGATTATAATAATATAGGAGTTGGAGTGGCGTTTGGTGGACATTATAAAATATACTATACTCAAAACTTCTATAAATAA
- a CDS encoding polysaccharide deacetylase family protein gives MRHNKFKLAFIALGIIIALGGYQFSYADEEEVFVKNGSRDKKIIALTFDDGPHPKETDQVLDVLKKYDVKATFFIAGKHANWYSKPLIRASKEGHEIGNHTFNHPDISNLSRAQLEEEIVKCEDILIKLTGKKPTLFRPPYGSYKRETLEDIAKKYNYKIILWTTVDARDWQNPGANKIADTIINNAKNGDIILLHDYATNNTVEALDRLIPKMMENGYKFVTVSELIENK, from the coding sequence ATGAGACACAATAAGTTTAAATTAGCATTTATAGCATTAGGAATTATAATAGCATTAGGTGGATACCAATTTTCATATGCAGATGAAGAAGAGGTATTTGTAAAAAATGGATCTAGAGACAAAAAAATAATAGCTTTAACTTTTGATGACGGACCACATCCAAAAGAAACAGATCAAGTATTAGACGTATTAAAAAAATATGATGTTAAAGCAACTTTTTTTATAGCAGGAAAACATGCGAATTGGTATTCAAAACCATTAATTAGAGCAAGTAAAGAAGGCCATGAAATAGGTAATCATACATTTAACCATCCAGATATAAGTAATTTAAGTAGAGCTCAATTAGAAGAAGAAATAGTAAAATGTGAAGATATTTTAATAAAGTTAACAGGTAAAAAACCAACTTTATTTAGACCTCCTTATGGTAGTTATAAAAGAGAAACATTAGAGGATATAGCTAAAAAGTATAATTACAAAATAATATTATGGACTACTGTAGATGCGAGAGATTGGCAAAATCCTGGAGCTAATAAAATTGCAGATACAATTATAAATAATGCTAAAAATGGAGATATAATATTACTTCATGATTATGCTACAAATAATACAGTAGAAGCTCTAGATAGATTGATTCCTAAAATGATGGAAAATGGATATAAGTTTGTTACAGTTTCTGAACTAATAGAAAACAAATAA
- a CDS encoding anthranilate synthase component II, translated as MILMIDNYDSFVYNLVQYIGELGEEVVVKRNNEITLEEIESFDPEIIVLSPGPCSPNEAGICIDIVNKFKGKKPILGICLGHQTIGHVFGGKVVKATKPVHGKVHSIKHFNKGVFEGLNNPLNVTRYHSLVVDLESLPQDLEVTAFTNENEIMGIRHKKYMIEGVQFHPEAILSEQGHEILRNFINQAREGINK; from the coding sequence ATGATCCTTATGATTGACAATTATGATTCATTTGTTTACAACTTAGTTCAGTATATTGGCGAACTAGGAGAAGAAGTAGTAGTAAAAAGAAATAATGAGATAACACTAGAAGAAATAGAAAGCTTTGACCCGGAAATAATAGTTTTATCACCAGGTCCATGTTCTCCAAATGAGGCGGGCATATGTATAGATATAGTAAATAAATTTAAAGGTAAAAAACCTATTTTAGGAATTTGCTTGGGTCATCAAACAATAGGACATGTATTTGGAGGAAAAGTTGTAAAAGCGACAAAGCCAGTACATGGAAAAGTACATAGCATAAAACATTTTAATAAAGGTGTATTTGAGGGCTTAAATAATCCATTAAATGTAACTAGATATCACTCTTTAGTTGTGGATTTAGAAAGTTTACCACAAGATTTAGAAGTAACAGCTTTTACTAATGAAAATGAAATAATGGGTATAAGACATAAAAAATATATGATAGAAGGTGTGCAATTTCATCCAGAGGCCATTTTATCAGAACAAGGTCATGAAATACTTAGAAATTTCATAAATCAAGCTAGAGAGGGGATAAACAAATAA